In one Flammeovirga yaeyamensis genomic region, the following are encoded:
- the lepB gene encoding signal peptidase I, whose protein sequence is MNQRRNPWIAGVSNFFILGLGQLYNGELKKGILFLLGFTFLPFILRLTHLPYSFFGFWVTIFIIFVLRLYVIIEAVKSAKKLQDYTLKAVNKWYYYFLFIVGSIIISLIFDHNSLLGVGTFSVASESMEPTITQDDYVAVKTSVDVNKLEYGDIVVFSDEEDEESFYICRVVAQPGDKVMLKDNLLVINGLPLAHQKKENDFYTETLPNFKNIDIRVNQEVPKGHESANTYEFEIASDAYFLIGDNRDSALDSRYLGEIKKDRIKGKLLFIPYGFDVNRIGTKF, encoded by the coding sequence ATGAACCAAAGAAGAAACCCATGGATAGCGGGAGTATCCAATTTTTTTATTTTAGGATTAGGTCAATTATATAACGGTGAATTAAAAAAAGGTATACTGTTTCTCCTTGGATTTACTTTTCTTCCTTTCATTCTCCGATTAACACATTTGCCTTATTCATTTTTTGGATTTTGGGTGACAATATTTATCATATTTGTTCTTCGATTGTATGTTATAATTGAAGCTGTGAAGTCCGCTAAAAAGCTTCAAGATTATACCTTAAAGGCTGTAAATAAGTGGTATTACTATTTCTTATTTATAGTAGGGTCAATAATCATTAGTTTGATATTTGATCATAATTCATTGTTAGGAGTCGGCACTTTTTCAGTAGCCTCTGAATCCATGGAACCTACTATAACTCAAGATGATTATGTTGCCGTGAAAACTTCAGTTGATGTCAATAAGTTGGAGTATGGCGATATTGTGGTTTTTTCAGATGAAGAAGATGAAGAATCATTTTATATCTGTAGGGTAGTTGCACAACCTGGAGACAAGGTGATGTTGAAGGATAATTTACTTGTAATTAACGGTCTTCCATTAGCTCATCAAAAAAAGGAAAATGATTTTTATACCGAAACTTTACCCAACTTCAAAAACATTGATATTCGAGTAAATCAAGAGGTTCCAAAAGGACATGAGTCGGCAAATACCTATGAATTTGAGATCGCTTCGGATGCCTATTTCCTAATTGGCGATAATAGAGATAGTGCTTTGGATAGTCGTTATTTAGGTGAAATCAAAAAAGATAGAATCAAAGGAAAACTGCTCTTTATTCCTTATGGTTTTGATGTGAATCGGATAGGAACAAAGTTTTAA